From Streptomyces yatensis, one genomic window encodes:
- a CDS encoding aldehyde dehydrogenase family protein, whose product MPELFIGGHWTTALDGHSREIRCPADGSLVAVVDEAGPGDAAAAVAAARDAFDRGSWPSTPAADRGGLLLRVADLLEREKTTLARAESLDTGKRMVESEYDLDDIANCFRYFGNLASSAGAGRVVEVGSAEIDSRVVHEPVGVCVLITPWNYPLLQTAWKVAPALAAGNTFVLKPSELTPHTAIHLMRLLTEAGLPGGAANLILGSGATAGAPLVTDERVDMVSFTGGVVTGRWIMSAVAPTVKKLALELGGKNPNIVFTDCDFDTAVDYALTAVFLHSGQVCSAGARLLVQEQLHDAFVDEIVHRARNIRLGGPFDENARTGPLISAEHRQKIADYVAAGIDEGAVLRCGGAPPDDPDLEKGYYYLPTVLDDCTPDMSVVQEESFGPVLTVERFRDEDEAVALANDTVYGLAGGVWTQDAEKAQRVASRLRAGTVWINDFHPYVPQAEWGGMKQSGIGRELGPSGLHEYQELKHIWRNTAPRPQRWFE is encoded by the coding sequence ATGCCGGAGCTGTTCATCGGCGGCCACTGGACGACCGCCCTCGACGGACACAGCCGCGAGATCCGCTGTCCGGCGGACGGCTCGCTGGTGGCCGTGGTCGACGAGGCGGGGCCGGGTGACGCCGCCGCCGCGGTGGCGGCCGCCCGGGACGCCTTCGACCGCGGATCGTGGCCCAGTACCCCGGCCGCCGACCGGGGCGGGCTGCTGCTGCGGGTGGCCGATCTGCTGGAGCGCGAGAAGACGACGCTCGCCCGCGCCGAGTCGCTGGACACCGGGAAACGGATGGTCGAGAGCGAGTACGACCTCGACGACATCGCGAACTGCTTCCGCTACTTCGGCAACCTCGCCTCCTCCGCCGGCGCCGGCCGCGTGGTGGAGGTGGGCAGCGCGGAGATCGACAGCAGGGTGGTGCACGAACCGGTCGGGGTCTGTGTGCTGATCACGCCGTGGAACTACCCGCTGCTGCAGACGGCCTGGAAGGTGGCGCCCGCGCTGGCCGCCGGGAACACCTTCGTCCTCAAGCCCAGCGAGCTGACCCCGCACACCGCGATCCATCTGATGCGGCTGCTGACGGAGGCCGGGCTGCCCGGTGGCGCCGCCAATCTGATCCTGGGTTCGGGGGCCACCGCGGGCGCGCCGCTGGTCACGGACGAACGGGTGGACATGGTGTCCTTCACCGGCGGGGTGGTCACCGGGCGCTGGATCATGTCGGCCGTCGCACCGACGGTGAAGAAGCTGGCCCTGGAGCTGGGCGGCAAGAACCCCAATATCGTCTTCACCGACTGCGATTTCGACACCGCGGTCGACTACGCGCTCACGGCGGTGTTCCTGCACTCCGGGCAGGTCTGCTCGGCCGGCGCCCGGCTGCTGGTCCAGGAGCAGCTGCATGACGCGTTCGTCGACGAGATCGTCCACCGCGCCCGGAACATCCGGCTGGGCGGGCCGTTCGACGAGAACGCCCGCACCGGCCCGCTGATCTCCGCCGAGCACCGCCAGAAGATCGCCGACTATGTGGCGGCGGGGATCGACGAGGGCGCGGTGCTGCGTTGCGGCGGGGCCCCGCCCGACGATCCCGACCTGGAGAAGGGCTACTACTACCTGCCGACCGTCCTGGACGACTGCACCCCGGACATGTCCGTGGTGCAGGAGGAGTCCTTCGGCCCGGTGCTCACCGTGGAGCGGTTCCGGGACGAGGACGAGGCGGTGGCGCTCGCCAATGACACGGTGTACGGCCTGGCGGGCGGGGTGTGGACCCAGGACGCGGAGAAGGCGCAGCGGGTGGCGTCCCGGCTGCGGGCCGGGACCGTATGGATCAACGACTTCCATCCGTATGTCCCGCAGGCCGAGTGGGGCGGGATGAAGCAGTCCGGTATCGGCCGTGAGCTGGGCCCGTCGGGGCTGCACGAGTACCAGGAGCTCAAGCACATCTGGCGCAACACCGCGCCCCGTCCGCAGCGGTGGTTCGAATGA
- a CDS encoding APC family permease, producing MTASESAGPPPRPEGAHDDDSLAELGYRPELKRTLGNFHTFAAGISYISILTGTFQLFYFGVAHGGPAYWWSWPMVFLGQLMVALNFAELAGRYPVAGSVYNWSKLLGGPHVGWLGGWMMMTASMVSLAAVALAYQVTLPQISSLFQFIGDGSTGTERAANAVLLGSVLILFTMMVNGFGVKLMARINSAGVAIELIATVVLILLLAANIARGPSVVLDTFGRGQGQPLGYLGAFLTASLASAYVMYGFDTASSLGEESVDPGRNAPRAILRALVASFALGGLILLFALMAVPNPRDKRLAVDGLQFVVLSALGHGVGLMVLWCVVVAITVCALAVHTAAIRLMFAMARDNNLPGGSRLARVHPRFQTPLLPAVLIGLVAIAILVLNINQPQIFSVVTSIAIIMIYFAYLMVTLPMLVRRLRGQWHPAEGRFSLGRLGLPVNVLAVLWGTAMTVNLAWPRAQVYNATGPQHWYLRWGAVLFVGVVALGGFTYYWFVQRTRTGVLAEHAAATTP from the coding sequence ATGACGGCGAGCGAGTCGGCAGGACCGCCGCCGAGGCCGGAGGGTGCGCACGACGACGACTCGCTCGCCGAACTCGGCTACCGCCCGGAACTCAAGCGCACCCTGGGCAACTTCCACACCTTCGCCGCCGGGATCAGCTACATCTCCATCCTGACCGGCACCTTCCAGCTCTTCTACTTCGGTGTCGCGCACGGCGGCCCGGCGTACTGGTGGTCATGGCCGATGGTGTTCCTCGGGCAGCTGATGGTGGCGCTGAACTTCGCCGAGCTGGCCGGCCGCTATCCGGTGGCGGGTTCGGTCTACAACTGGTCCAAGCTGCTGGGCGGCCCTCATGTGGGCTGGTTGGGCGGCTGGATGATGATGACGGCCTCGATGGTGTCGCTGGCGGCCGTGGCGCTCGCGTACCAGGTGACGCTGCCGCAGATCTCCTCGTTGTTCCAGTTCATCGGCGACGGCTCCACCGGGACCGAGCGCGCGGCCAACGCGGTGCTGCTCGGCAGTGTGCTGATCCTGTTCACCATGATGGTCAACGGCTTCGGGGTGAAGCTGATGGCCCGTATCAACTCCGCGGGCGTGGCCATCGAGCTGATCGCCACGGTCGTGCTGATCCTGCTGCTGGCCGCGAACATCGCCCGCGGCCCGTCCGTGGTGCTGGACACCTTCGGCCGTGGCCAGGGTCAGCCGCTGGGCTACCTCGGCGCGTTCCTCACCGCCTCGCTCGCCTCGGCGTATGTGATGTACGGCTTCGACACGGCGTCCTCGCTGGGCGAGGAGTCCGTGGACCCGGGCCGTAACGCGCCGCGCGCCATCCTGCGGGCGCTGGTGGCGTCGTTCGCCCTCGGCGGGCTCATCCTGCTCTTCGCCCTCATGGCGGTGCCGAATCCGCGCGACAAACGGCTGGCGGTGGACGGCCTGCAGTTCGTGGTGCTCTCCGCGCTCGGCCACGGCGTGGGCCTGATGGTGCTGTGGTGCGTGGTCGTCGCGATCACCGTATGCGCGCTGGCCGTGCACACCGCCGCCATCCGGCTGATGTTCGCCATGGCCCGGGACAACAACCTGCCCGGCGGCTCCCGGCTGGCCCGGGTCCATCCGCGGTTCCAGACCCCGCTGCTGCCGGCGGTGCTGATCGGGCTGGTGGCCATCGCGATCCTGGTCCTCAACATCAACCAGCCGCAGATCTTCTCCGTGGTCACCAGCATCGCGATCATCATGATCTACTTCGCGTATCTGATGGTCACCCTGCCCATGCTGGTACGGCGGCTGAGGGGCCAATGGCACCCGGCCGAGGGCCGCTTCTCGCTGGGGCGGCTGGGGCTGCCGGTCAATGTCCTGGCCGTGCTGTGGGGCACCGCGATGACCGTCAACCTCGCCTGGCCCCGGGCCCAGGTCTACAACGCCACCGGACCGCAGCACTGGTATCTGCGCTGGGGGGCGGTCCTGTTCGTCGGCGTGGTCGCACTGGGCGGCTTCACCTACTACTGGTTCGTCCAGCGGACCCGTACGGGTGTGCTCGCCGAACACGCGGCCGCCACCACCCCGTGA
- a CDS encoding GMC family oxidoreductase, with amino-acid sequence MDQFDYVVVGGGTAGSVVAARLSEDPSVSVCLLEAGPSDVGDDNILRLNRWMWLLESGYDWDYPVEPQEKGNSFLRHARAKVLGGCSSHNSCIAFWAPAEDLDEWAAMGLDGWSAADCFPLYRRLEDNDAPGDHHGRGGPVRIRTVPPEDPCGRAVLAACEEVGIPITPFNTGTTVLDGANWFQINAREDGTRCSASVAYLHPVMDSRPNLEVRTGLQAKRLVLDENLRCTGVDYLSPDLIRTLRVHARREVIVSCGAIDTPKLLMLSGIGPAGHLRETGVEVLVDSPGVGGNLQDHPEGVIMWNAEQPMIKSSTQWWEIGIFTATEPDLDRPDLMFHYGAMPFDLNTYRRGYPTSENAFSLTPNVTRARSRGTVRLATRDFRDKARVDPRYFTDPYDIDIMTHGLLLARKIAARPALAMWAGTELAPGPDVNSSDELAAYIRGTHNTVYHPACTVRMGAPDDPDAPLDPRLRVKGVTGLRVADGSAMPYLIAVNPCITTMMIGEKCADMIKQA; translated from the coding sequence GTGGACCAGTTCGACTACGTGGTGGTCGGCGGCGGTACGGCCGGATCGGTGGTCGCGGCGCGGCTGTCCGAGGACCCCTCGGTGAGCGTCTGCCTGCTGGAGGCGGGCCCGTCCGACGTCGGGGACGACAACATCCTGCGGCTGAACCGCTGGATGTGGCTGCTGGAGTCCGGCTACGACTGGGATTACCCGGTCGAACCGCAGGAGAAGGGCAACAGCTTTCTGCGCCACGCCCGCGCCAAGGTGCTCGGCGGCTGCTCCTCGCACAACTCCTGCATCGCCTTCTGGGCCCCCGCCGAGGACCTCGACGAATGGGCCGCCATGGGCCTGGACGGCTGGTCGGCCGCCGACTGCTTCCCGCTCTACCGGCGACTGGAGGACAACGACGCGCCCGGCGACCACCACGGCCGCGGCGGCCCGGTCCGGATCCGCACCGTGCCGCCCGAGGACCCGTGCGGCAGGGCTGTGCTGGCGGCCTGCGAGGAGGTGGGCATCCCGATCACCCCGTTCAACACCGGGACGACGGTGCTGGACGGCGCCAACTGGTTCCAGATCAACGCCCGCGAGGACGGCACCCGCTGCTCCGCCTCGGTCGCCTACCTCCACCCCGTCATGGACTCCCGGCCCAATCTGGAGGTGCGCACCGGACTGCAGGCCAAGCGGCTGGTCCTGGACGAGAACCTGCGCTGTACCGGTGTCGACTACCTCTCCCCGGATCTCATCCGCACCCTGCGGGTGCACGCCCGGCGCGAGGTCATCGTCTCCTGCGGCGCCATCGACACCCCGAAACTGCTGATGCTCTCCGGTATCGGCCCCGCCGGACATCTGCGGGAGACGGGGGTGGAGGTGCTCGTGGACTCCCCCGGTGTCGGTGGCAACCTCCAGGACCACCCCGAGGGCGTCATCATGTGGAACGCCGAGCAACCCATGATCAAGAGTTCCACCCAGTGGTGGGAGATCGGCATCTTCACCGCCACCGAGCCCGATCTGGACCGCCCGGACCTGATGTTCCACTACGGCGCGATGCCCTTCGACCTGAACACCTACCGTCGCGGCTACCCCACCTCGGAGAACGCCTTCTCCCTCACCCCGAACGTCACCCGCGCCCGCTCCCGCGGCACCGTACGGCTGGCCACCCGCGACTTCCGCGACAAGGCCCGCGTGGACCCCCGCTACTTCACCGACCCCTACGACATCGACATCATGACCCACGGTCTGCTGCTCGCCCGCAAGATCGCCGCCCGGCCCGCGCTGGCCATGTGGGCCGGCACCGAACTGGCCCCCGGGCCCGATGTGAACAGCAGCGACGAACTGGCCGCCTACATCCGCGGGACCCACAACACCGTCTACCACCCGGCGTGCACCGTGCGGATGGGCGCGCCCGACGACCCGGACGCCCCCCTCGATCCGCGGCTGAGGGTCAAGGGTGTGACGGGGCTGCGGGTCGCGGACGGCTCGGCGATGCCGTATCTCATCGCCGTCAATCCGTGCATCACGACGATGATGATCGGCGAGAAGTGCGCGGACATGATCAAGCAGGCGTGA
- a CDS encoding S8 family serine peptidase has protein sequence MRRLRRFLAVVGAAGVMGAMAAPVASGRPSQAAAEAPPVRTQQHTVTLITGDTVSVTTGADGKYAVEVERAPGRESAEFVTTQQDKEISVVPVDALRLMSKGRVDAGLFNITQLVKQGYDDRKTSSIPVIATYRTKAAHPTPEGARKTLALTSVDGAALSARKADAADFWADVSRDKGLRKLWLDRKVKASLDVSVPQIGAPEMWKAGYDGKGVKVAVLDTGIDATHPDVKDAVADSKSFVPDQTVKDGHGHGTHVADTIVGSGAGSDGKYKGVAPGAKLLVGKVMNDAGEGYSSWIIEGMEWAAASDAKIISMSLGGTASGPSDPLSEAVDQLSASSGALFVIAAGNSGPFDGTVETPGIADSALTVGAVDKSDKWATFSSRGPRTGDYAVKPDITAPGVNITAARAAGTAMGTPVNDLYTTSSGTSMATPHVAGAAAIVAEVHPDWTGRQIKDALASTAKTSAADDPFTQGDGRVDVPRAATQNVFGTPALSYGQYAYDADKADPKAIKYTNGTDKPVTLKLASSVGDDSLTLGSDTVTVPANGEVKALVTVDPAKAKAGRHAGYITATGDDGAGGTVKVTTAVAYEKAQKLYDLKVTLLDREGNQAPSGLYTLQELSDAGQNQFGYMRGSDSFQLPAGTYSLATWIPVLDSGGHEVATSIVGNPQFELTGDTSLTLDARRAVEIKPQTKEKDAQSQGVTTSWHRELKGGSSFGLTYSMGRWRKHIYAAPTEKVTEGFFEFYSRWRLEKTKLTASVTSPERVTLNPEYADTYTGWPVKIDGKRKVRLVSAGAGTPEDFEGLDVKGKAVLVGLAPDGWPDEAVINATKAGAAYVLVYRKTTLGLWITAVDSATIPVMSLPGEEGDKLLSLLDGQSKVTIELGGTANSPYLYDVLLPERDAIGTNLTYPLDSRTTHKVTARYHGAPKGHLGAEATHTYRPYQLFSVEQKSEVPLGTQRTEYYSADPDTRVWRTAMQDYDGGGRQWSPLRTYAPGTKETVDWLSPVIRPTTAAEFGTSEREGDQLTVAIPEFSDSGNGHYGYAGAAKDGVDAVKTSLYADGTLVGEAPYGSGTFPVPAAKAAYRLTIDARRKADWSAYSTRTTTQWDFTSAHTAQATALPLLSIDYDLGVDLLGQAKAGRKFGFGLTIRHQEGADAAKLTGAKAWASYDDGTTWKKVSLTRSGTGYRAAVGHPPLGATNGFVSLRVQAADADGNRIDQTVIRAYGLK, from the coding sequence ATGCGAAGATTGCGTCGCTTCTTGGCTGTGGTGGGTGCCGCCGGTGTGATGGGCGCCATGGCCGCTCCGGTGGCCAGCGGGCGGCCGTCCCAGGCCGCCGCGGAGGCCCCACCGGTCCGTACGCAGCAGCACACGGTCACCCTGATCACCGGCGACACGGTCAGCGTCACCACCGGCGCCGACGGAAAGTACGCCGTGGAGGTGGAGCGAGCGCCGGGCCGCGAGTCGGCGGAGTTCGTGACCACCCAGCAGGACAAGGAAATCAGCGTCGTACCCGTGGACGCGCTCCGGCTGATGTCCAAGGGCCGGGTCGACGCGGGCCTGTTCAACATCACCCAACTGGTGAAGCAGGGCTACGACGACCGGAAGACCAGCTCGATCCCGGTCATCGCCACCTATCGCACCAAGGCCGCGCACCCGACCCCCGAGGGCGCGCGCAAGACCCTCGCCCTCACCAGCGTGGACGGTGCGGCGCTCAGCGCCAGGAAGGCCGACGCGGCGGACTTCTGGGCCGACGTCAGCCGCGACAAGGGGTTACGGAAGCTCTGGCTGGACCGGAAGGTCAAGGCGTCGCTCGACGTCAGCGTTCCGCAGATCGGCGCCCCGGAGATGTGGAAGGCCGGATACGACGGCAAGGGCGTGAAGGTCGCCGTGCTGGACACCGGCATCGACGCCACGCACCCGGACGTCAAGGACGCCGTCGCCGACTCCAAGAGCTTCGTCCCGGACCAGACCGTCAAGGACGGCCACGGCCACGGCACCCATGTGGCCGACACCATCGTGGGCAGCGGCGCCGGATCCGACGGGAAGTACAAGGGCGTGGCCCCGGGCGCGAAGCTGCTGGTCGGCAAGGTGATGAACGACGCCGGCGAGGGCTACTCGTCGTGGATCATCGAGGGCATGGAGTGGGCCGCCGCCTCTGATGCCAAGATCATCTCCATGTCGCTCGGCGGCACGGCGTCCGGCCCCTCGGATCCGCTGAGCGAGGCGGTCGACCAGTTGTCGGCGTCCTCCGGGGCGCTGTTCGTGATCGCGGCGGGCAACTCCGGCCCGTTCGACGGGACCGTGGAGACCCCCGGCATCGCCGATTCGGCCCTCACCGTCGGCGCCGTCGACAAGTCCGACAAGTGGGCGACCTTCTCCAGCCGCGGTCCGCGCACCGGGGACTACGCGGTCAAGCCCGACATCACCGCGCCCGGCGTGAACATCACGGCGGCCCGTGCGGCCGGTACGGCCATGGGCACCCCCGTCAACGACCTGTACACCACGTCGAGCGGCACCTCGATGGCCACGCCGCATGTCGCGGGCGCGGCCGCGATCGTCGCGGAGGTCCACCCCGACTGGACCGGCCGGCAGATCAAGGACGCCCTGGCCAGCACCGCGAAGACCAGCGCGGCGGACGACCCGTTCACCCAGGGCGACGGCCGGGTCGACGTGCCGCGCGCGGCCACCCAGAACGTCTTCGGGACCCCGGCCCTCAGCTACGGCCAGTACGCGTACGACGCCGACAAGGCCGACCCCAAGGCCATCAAGTACACCAACGGCACTGACAAACCGGTGACGCTGAAGCTGGCGTCCTCGGTCGGCGACGACTCCCTCACCCTCGGCTCCGACACCGTGACCGTGCCCGCTAACGGCGAGGTGAAGGCCCTGGTCACCGTCGACCCGGCGAAGGCGAAAGCGGGCCGGCACGCCGGGTACATCACCGCCACCGGCGACGACGGCGCGGGCGGCACGGTCAAGGTGACCACGGCCGTCGCCTACGAGAAGGCGCAGAAGCTCTACGACCTCAAGGTCACGCTGCTGGACCGGGAGGGCAACCAGGCTCCGAGCGGGCTCTACACCCTCCAGGAGCTCAGCGACGCCGGCCAGAACCAGTTCGGGTACATGCGCGGCTCCGACTCCTTCCAGCTCCCGGCCGGTACGTACTCCCTCGCCACCTGGATCCCGGTACTCGACAGCGGCGGGCACGAGGTCGCGACGAGCATCGTGGGCAATCCGCAGTTCGAGCTGACGGGCGACACCTCGCTCACCCTCGACGCCCGCAGGGCCGTCGAGATCAAGCCACAGACCAAGGAGAAGGACGCCCAATCCCAGGGCGTGACGACCTCCTGGCACCGGGAGCTGAAGGGCGGCAGCTCCTTCGGCCTGACCTACTCCATGGGCAGGTGGAGGAAGCACATCTACGCGGCGCCGACCGAGAAGGTCACCGAGGGCTTCTTCGAGTTCTACAGCCGCTGGCGGCTGGAGAAGACGAAGCTGACCGCGAGCGTCACCAGTCCCGAGCGGGTCACGCTGAACCCGGAGTACGCGGATACGTACACCGGCTGGCCCGTCAAGATCGACGGTAAGCGGAAGGTGCGGCTGGTGTCGGCCGGGGCCGGTACACCCGAGGACTTCGAGGGCCTGGATGTGAAGGGCAAGGCCGTGCTGGTGGGCCTGGCACCCGACGGATGGCCCGACGAAGCGGTCATCAACGCCACCAAGGCGGGCGCCGCGTACGTCCTCGTCTACCGCAAGACCACGCTCGGCCTGTGGATCACCGCGGTCGACAGCGCGACCATCCCCGTCATGTCGCTGCCGGGCGAGGAGGGCGACAAGCTGCTCTCGCTGCTGGACGGCCAGTCCAAGGTGACCATCGAGCTGGGCGGTACGGCCAACAGCCCGTACCTGTACGACGTGTTGCTTCCCGAGCGGGACGCCATCGGCACGAACCTCACGTACCCCCTCGACAGCCGCACCACCCACAAGGTCACCGCCCGCTACCACGGCGCCCCGAAGGGACACCTCGGCGCCGAGGCCACCCACACCTACCGCCCCTACCAGCTCTTCTCCGTGGAGCAGAAGTCCGAGGTGCCGCTCGGCACCCAGCGCACCGAGTACTACAGCGCCGACCCCGACACCCGGGTCTGGCGCACCGCCATGCAGGACTACGACGGCGGCGGACGACAGTGGTCGCCGCTGCGGACCTACGCACCCGGGACGAAGGAGACGGTGGACTGGCTGTCGCCCGTCATCCGGCCCACCACCGCGGCCGAGTTCGGCACCTCGGAGCGCGAGGGTGACCAACTCACCGTAGCCATACCGGAGTTCTCCGACTCGGGTAACGGACACTACGGCTACGCGGGCGCGGCCAAGGACGGTGTGGACGCGGTGAAGACCAGCCTGTACGCGGACGGCACGCTGGTCGGTGAGGCGCCGTACGGTTCGGGCACCTTCCCCGTACCGGCCGCGAAAGCCGCGTACCGGCTGACGATCGACGCCCGGCGAAAGGCCGACTGGTCGGCGTACTCGACCAGGACCACCACGCAATGGGACTTCACCTCCGCGCACACCGCTCAGGCGACGGCCCTCCCCCTGCTCTCCATCGACTACGACCTCGGCGTGGACCTGCTCGGCCAGGCCAAGGCGGGGCGAAAGTTCGGCTTCGGCCTGACCATCCGCCACCAGGAGGGCGCCGACGCCGCGAAGCTCACCGGCGCGAAGGCATGGGCGTCCTACGACGACGGCACGACCTGGAAAAAGGTCAGTCTCACCCGCTCCGGCACGGGCTACCGGGCCGCGGTCGGCCATCCCCCGCTCGGCGCCACCAACGGCTTCGTCAGCCTGCGCGTCCAGGCCGCCGACGCGGACGGCAATCGAATCGATCAAACGGTCATTCGCGCATATGGCCTGAAGTAG
- a CDS encoding helix-turn-helix domain-containing protein, translating into MDSRASLSASASASASDKTPAPSPSPWAAAGVSDFDETLYHAILHQPDAGIAVWSRLIGASPARVRRACARLLRLGLIQAPDSTGGLRPVDPRIAVRALIRKRESESEQLAATADELTKVYAAGLLRVEPSSLIEVVCGESANAARLEELYARAEHEVCLFDSPPYLAPRTPQLVLQGELLHRGVAYRTLYSATSLESPDLLAYAEGMVALGEQARVLPTVPMKLLVVDGHTAMLPLTSSDVGPGYSAVIVRHSALTDALRTLFETLWQQGTPLGRVPDDDEELSAADRRLVGLLAAGMKDEAIARHLGVSLRTLRRRVSDLQLRLAATGRFQAGVRAAHRGWA; encoded by the coding sequence GTGGACAGCAGAGCATCCTTATCCGCATCCGCATCCGCATCCGCATCCGACAAGACCCCTGCCCCGAGCCCGAGTCCCTGGGCCGCGGCAGGGGTCTCCGACTTCGACGAGACGCTGTACCACGCGATTCTCCATCAGCCCGACGCGGGCATCGCCGTCTGGTCACGGCTGATCGGCGCGTCCCCGGCGCGCGTCCGCCGCGCCTGCGCCCGGCTGCTCCGCCTCGGCCTGATCCAGGCGCCCGACTCCACCGGAGGTCTGCGGCCCGTGGACCCCCGCATCGCCGTACGGGCGCTCATCCGCAAGCGCGAAAGCGAATCCGAACAGCTGGCCGCCACCGCGGACGAGCTGACCAAGGTCTACGCCGCCGGGCTGCTGCGCGTCGAACCCTCCTCGCTCATCGAGGTGGTGTGCGGCGAAAGCGCCAACGCCGCACGGCTGGAGGAGCTGTACGCCCGCGCCGAACACGAGGTCTGCCTCTTCGACTCCCCGCCCTATCTCGCCCCGCGCACCCCGCAGTTGGTCCTCCAGGGCGAACTGCTGCACCGAGGCGTCGCCTACCGCACCCTGTACTCCGCCACCTCGCTGGAGTCCCCCGACCTGCTGGCGTACGCGGAGGGCATGGTCGCGCTCGGCGAACAGGCCCGCGTACTGCCGACCGTCCCCATGAAGCTGCTGGTGGTCGACGGCCATACCGCGATGCTGCCGCTGACCAGCTCGGACGTCGGTCCGGGCTACTCCGCGGTGATCGTGCGGCACTCCGCCCTGACCGACGCCCTGCGCACGCTCTTCGAGACGCTCTGGCAGCAGGGGACCCCGCTGGGCCGGGTGCCGGACGACGACGAGGAGCTGAGCGCGGCGGACCGCCGGCTGGTCGGCCTGCTCGCGGCGGGCATGAAGGACGAGGCCATCGCCCGCCACCTGGGGGTGAGTCTGCGCACCCTGCGCCGCCGGGTCAGCGACCTTCAACTCCGGCTGGCCGCCACCGGCCGCTTCCAGGCCGGTGTGCGCGCCGCCCACCGTGGCTGGGCCTGA
- a CDS encoding IclR family transcriptional regulator, with protein sequence MAETGGVREVKSAGRTVELLELLAARGDQPARLRELAEELGVPRSSMYALLKTLIDRGWVRTDVTGSLYGIGIRALLTGTSYLDTDPRVRAARPYLDEASDGLGETIHLARLDGGDVVYLATRESHEYLRPFSRVGRRLPAHVGALGKALLAERIDGELPLKGEELTPMTPNTHRTRTALLADLARVRERGHAVDREEGVVGIVGFGFALRYDIPAVDAISCSVPTARLTEGREERIVEVMREIRAKIEAVVPRETGTGPRWRP encoded by the coding sequence ATGGCGGAAACCGGTGGGGTGCGCGAGGTGAAGTCCGCGGGCCGCACCGTGGAACTGCTGGAGCTGCTCGCCGCGCGCGGCGACCAGCCGGCCAGGCTGCGCGAGCTCGCCGAGGAGCTGGGTGTCCCGCGCAGCAGTATGTACGCCCTCCTCAAGACCCTGATCGACCGCGGCTGGGTGCGTACCGATGTCACCGGCTCGCTGTACGGGATCGGCATCCGGGCGCTGCTCACCGGCACCAGCTACCTGGACACCGATCCCCGGGTGCGGGCGGCGCGGCCGTATCTGGACGAGGCGTCCGACGGGCTGGGCGAGACCATTCACCTCGCCCGGCTGGACGGCGGCGATGTCGTCTACCTCGCCACGCGTGAATCGCATGAGTACCTGCGCCCGTTCAGCCGGGTCGGGCGGCGGCTCCCGGCCCATGTGGGGGCGCTGGGGAAGGCGCTGCTCGCCGAGCGGATCGACGGCGAACTCCCTCTGAAAGGTGAGGAGTTGACGCCGATGACGCCCAACACCCACCGCACCCGCACCGCGCTCCTCGCCGATCTGGCGCGGGTGCGGGAGCGGGGCCACGCGGTCGACCGGGAGGAGGGGGTCGTGGGCATCGTGGGGTTCGGGTTCGCGCTGCGGTACGACATCCCGGCGGTGGACGCGATCAGCTGCTCCGTGCCGACGGCCCGGCTGACGGAGGGGCGGGAGGAGCGGATCGTCGAGGTGATGCGGGAGATCCGGGCGAAGATCGAGGCGGTCGTGCCGAGGGAGACCGGCACGGGCCCGCGGTGGCGCCCGTAG